A genomic region of Anopheles coustani chromosome 3, idAnoCousDA_361_x.2, whole genome shotgun sequence contains the following coding sequences:
- the LOC131260277 gene encoding uncharacterized protein LOC131260277 isoform X5, with the protein MCENNSGPGPGTGGRKRGHQHHPRLGGTRQSTVPAEDVIAALRGAFDGGNNSLSSSSLSSSASSLIVAPVSATGNNNNPHDATDHATIAKKHPDEAELLDDYEAATTAAAAADIVNSNIENNNITAIGRQWSDPSKEHTPEPEHDLLNNNRSSNRSSVSPKNVIVLNEEPEVDAGSESIELKLDKITSGKELVQQINKKLKRSKKSPQSDDTPTTPSGGKKKSSSSSTTSTGKKSSSKSSSSTAAGTDGGKRKKSRTSAAAAAASAAAAAALEKRASGDGAPSDLDDVIGLMGAEYGSGGVGDKEVLGDENDPDAAEWAKLRCTSERTEVIAEREHRRQKRCADYPGLAFGRSIFSSDTMMKFNIIRNELHNIMKTQLKRAESEVAALNRRIQLLEEDLERSEERLASATAKLSEASAAADESERIRKALENRTNMEDDRVAILEAQLSQAKLIAEEADKKYEEVARKLVLMEQDLERSEEKVEMNESKIVELEEELRVVGNNLKSLEVSEEKANQREEEYKNQIKTLTTRLKEAEARAEFAERSVQKLQKEVDRLEDELNKEKSKYKAIAAELDLTFADLSGY; encoded by the exons ATGTGCGAAAATAACTCCGGCCCGGGCCCGGGCACGGGGGGCCGGAAACGTGGCCATCAGCATCACCCGCGGCTCGGAGGGACACGGCAGTCGACAGTTCCGGCCGAGGATGTGATTGCTGCTCTGCGCGGGGCCTTCGACGGTGGCAACAACTCACTGTCGTCATCGTCACTGTCATCTTCCGCATCGTCACTGATAGTGGCACCCGTTTCGGCAAcgggcaacaacaacaacccacACGATGCGACGGATCATGCGACGATCGCCAAAAAGCATCCGGACGAAGCGGAACTGCTGGATGACTAtgaagcagcaacaacagcagcagcagcagctgacaTTGTAAATAGTAACATTGAGAACAACAACATCACCGCGATCGGGCGACAATGGAGCGATCCGAGCAAGGAACACACCCCGGAACCGGAGCACGATCTACTAAATAATAATCGCAGCAGTAACCGTAGCAGTGTTAGTCCAAAAAATGTGATAGTACTCAACGAGGAGCCTGAGGTGGACGCTGGCAGCGAAAGCATAGAACTGAAGCTGGACAAAATCACGAGCGGGAAGGAGTTGGTGCAGCAGATCAACAAAAAGCTTAAACGCAGTAAAAAAAGCCCCCAATCGGATGACACCCCGACCACCCCATCGGGTGGTAAGAAGAAATCCTCATCGTCCTCCACCACGTCGACGGGAAAAAAATCGTCTTcgaagagcagcagcagcacagcgGCCGGAACGGATGGGGGGAAGCGGAAAAAATCGAGGAcatcggcagcagcagcagcggcgtcggcggcagcggcagcggcatTGGAGAAGCGGGCGTCTGGAGATGGGGCACCGAGCGACCTGGACGATGTCATCGGGCTGATGGGAGCGGAGTACGGGTCTGGCGGCGTCGGCGACAAGGAGGTGCTGGGCGACGAGAATGATCCGGATGCGGCGGAATGGGCGAAATTGCGGTGTACGAGCGAGCGAACGGAGGTGATCGCGGAGCGGGAACACAGGAGACAGAAGCGTTGCGCGGATTATCCAGGGCTTGCGTTTGGGCGGTCGATCTTCAGCTCAGACACGATGATGAAGTTCAACATTATCCGGAACGAGCTGCACAACATCATGAAAACGCAGCTAAAGCGG GCCGAATCTGAAGTTGCCGCTCTGAACCGTCGCATTCAGCTGCTGGAGGAGGATCTCGAACGTTCGGAAGAACGTTTGGCCTCCGCCACCGCTAAGCTGTCAGAGGCTTCGGCCGCTGCCGACGAGAGCGAACG GATCCGGAAAGCCCTCGAAAACCGTACAAACATGGAAGACGATAGGGTAGCGATACTGGAAGCACAGCTATCCCAGGCCAAGCTAATAGCGGAGGAAGCAGACAAAAAATACGAAGAG GTGGCCAGAAAACTGGTGCTCATGGAACAGGACCTCGAGCGCTCGGAGGAGAAGGTCGAGATGAACGAAAG CAAGATCGTCGAGCTTGAGGAGGAACTCCGCGTTGTCGGTAACAACCTGAAGTCGCTGGAAGTCTCGGAAGAAAAG GCTAACCAACGCGAGGAAGAGTACAAGAACCAGATCAAGACTCTCACCACCCGTCTAAAGGAG GCTGAAGCTCGCGCTGAATTCGCTGAACGTTCCGTTCAGAAGTTGCAGAAGGAAGTCGACAGACTCGAAG ATGAGCTCAACAAAGAGAAATCAAAGTACAAAGCAATTGCTGCCGAATTGGACCTAACATTTGCCGACCTCTCCGGATACTAA
- the LOC131260277 gene encoding mediator of RNA polymerase II transcription subunit 1 isoform X8 produces the protein MCENNSGPGPGTGGRKRGHQHHPRLGGTRQSTVPAEDVIAALRGAFDGGNNSLSSSSLSSSASSLIVAPVSATGNNNNPHDATDHATIAKKHPDEAELLDDYEAATTAAAAADIVNSNIENNNITAIGRQWSDPSKEHTPEPEHDLLNNNRSSNRSSVSPKNVIVLNEEPEVDAGSESIELKLDKITSGKELVQQINKKLKRSKKSPQSDDTPTTPSGGKKKSSSSSTTSTGKKSSSKSSSSTAAGTDGGKRKKSRTSAAAAAASAAAAAALEKRASGDGAPSDLDDVIGLMGAEYGSGGVGDKEVLGDENDPDAAEWAKLRCTSERTEVIAEREHRRQKRCADYPGLAFGRSIFSSDTMMKFNIIRNELHNIMKTQLKRAESEVAALNRRIQLLEEDLERSEERLASATAKLSEASAAADESERARKVLENRALADEERMDALENQLKEARFMAEEADKKYDEVQTLDIT, from the exons ATGTGCGAAAATAACTCCGGCCCGGGCCCGGGCACGGGGGGCCGGAAACGTGGCCATCAGCATCACCCGCGGCTCGGAGGGACACGGCAGTCGACAGTTCCGGCCGAGGATGTGATTGCTGCTCTGCGCGGGGCCTTCGACGGTGGCAACAACTCACTGTCGTCATCGTCACTGTCATCTTCCGCATCGTCACTGATAGTGGCACCCGTTTCGGCAAcgggcaacaacaacaacccacACGATGCGACGGATCATGCGACGATCGCCAAAAAGCATCCGGACGAAGCGGAACTGCTGGATGACTAtgaagcagcaacaacagcagcagcagcagctgacaTTGTAAATAGTAACATTGAGAACAACAACATCACCGCGATCGGGCGACAATGGAGCGATCCGAGCAAGGAACACACCCCGGAACCGGAGCACGATCTACTAAATAATAATCGCAGCAGTAACCGTAGCAGTGTTAGTCCAAAAAATGTGATAGTACTCAACGAGGAGCCTGAGGTGGACGCTGGCAGCGAAAGCATAGAACTGAAGCTGGACAAAATCACGAGCGGGAAGGAGTTGGTGCAGCAGATCAACAAAAAGCTTAAACGCAGTAAAAAAAGCCCCCAATCGGATGACACCCCGACCACCCCATCGGGTGGTAAGAAGAAATCCTCATCGTCCTCCACCACGTCGACGGGAAAAAAATCGTCTTcgaagagcagcagcagcacagcgGCCGGAACGGATGGGGGGAAGCGGAAAAAATCGAGGAcatcggcagcagcagcagcggcgtcggcggcagcggcagcggcatTGGAGAAGCGGGCGTCTGGAGATGGGGCACCGAGCGACCTGGACGATGTCATCGGGCTGATGGGAGCGGAGTACGGGTCTGGCGGCGTCGGCGACAAGGAGGTGCTGGGCGACGAGAATGATCCGGATGCGGCGGAATGGGCGAAATTGCGGTGTACGAGCGAGCGAACGGAGGTGATCGCGGAGCGGGAACACAGGAGACAGAAGCGTTGCGCGGATTATCCAGGGCTTGCGTTTGGGCGGTCGATCTTCAGCTCAGACACGATGATGAAGTTCAACATTATCCGGAACGAGCTGCACAACATCATGAAAACGCAGCTAAAGCGG GCCGAATCTGAAGTTGCCGCTCTGAACCGTCGCATTCAGCTGCTGGAGGAGGATCTCGAACGTTCGGAAGAACGTTTGGCCTCCGCCACCGCTAAGCTGTCAGAGGCTTCGGCCGCTGCCGACGAGAGCGAACG CGCCCGCAAGGTTCTTGAGAACCGTGCCCTGGCCGATGAGGAGCGCATGGACGCCCTTGAGAACCAGCTGAAGGAAGCCAGATTCATGGCTGAGGAGGCCGATAAGAAATACGATGAGGTGCAAACGCTAGACATTACTTGA